GCGCCGTATGCACCGCCGTCTCCGCAGACGGCTTCAGTTCCGTGGGCGCCACCGGAACACCGTTTTCATCCACCAGCAAAAAGTCCTCCGGGGTGTGCACCGCTTTGTCTTTGCCGCTGGCCGTAATGGCGATCACCGGTGTTTCGCCATACGCCACTTTGACGGACAGATTGCCGCTCGTGGCGGGAAACCAACCGCGTTCGGCCAAGCGCGTTTTGATCTGCCGTAAGGTATCGAACGCCTGTTGCACCGCTTCGAGCGGGACTTCGATCCCCCGATTGCTTGTTTGGTTCACTGTCACGTTGCCTTCCTCCTCACTCCACACCAACCGGGGAGCTCAACCGGTCGATACAATCATAAAAGGTATCGAACGGCGCGTGCGGAAGATTCAGCTCCCGGCATTTCTCCAGCAGGTAGCCCCGCGCCAGCACCCAGTCGGCCAACCGGGCCCCCGCCAAATCGGTGACGCTGTCGCCGATCACGATTTTTTCGTACCGCTCCGAAGAAAAGGATCGGATGATACTGGTTTTACACATGCCGCAGTCATTGTCGCAGTGCTCGTCACAGGAATGCGGCCACAGGATCTGAATCGTCTCCCCTGAAAAGTCGCTGGCGTTGCAGTAAATGTCGTCGCGGGGGATGTCGAATCTGGACAAAATCGGATAGACGAAAAAATCGATTCCCCCGCTGGTGATCAGCAGGCGGATGTTCTTCTCGCGGCAAAATGCCAGAAATTCCTCAAATCCCGGCCGGATCTCAGCCTGTTCCAGAACGTAGGAGACGATTTCTTCCCTCCGGGCGGATGGAAGCAGTGCAAACAACTGCCCCACGCCCCGGCGAACACTGATCCGTCGCGACAGGATATCATCCACGATGCGATTCCAGCCGGGTGGATCAAAGTGTTTCATGATCTGCACGATATTGTCATTGTTCGTAATCGTGCCGTCAAAGTCGCAAAAAATGACGCGTTTGCGCGCTTGCGTCACGCTTTCACCACTCCCCACGCATCAATAGCCTTGCGCAGTGCCGCCGACGTTTCCGCTTTTTCCTCCAACGTCACACCGGATACCACCGCTTTGATGGCATCGACAAAAGCGCGACCACCCTGCGTCGACCCATCCGGATGTCCGTGAATACCGCCTCCGGCGTTGACAATCGCGTCCCTGCCGAAATCGCGGTACAGCACGGGCACCAACCCCGGATGGATTCCGGCCGAGGGAGCGGGGAATGCCGGTCGGTGTGCTCCATTGTTCTCCCGCAGATGCTGTGCCACTTTAAGCGCTTCTTCTCTCGGCATGGCCACACTGCCGTACGGTGACGGATACAGTACGATATCCGCCCCCGCCCAGCGCAGGAATTTGCCCAACAGCAACGCGGCGGACAGCCCGTGATCGGGGGATGCGTAAATGGCACCGGTAAACGCCGGATGCGCCATGATCGGAACGGAGATGTCCGGATCCTCCGCCAATCGATGCAATACATCCCATCCATACGGCGCCACGTTGAGCAGCAGGCAGGAAGCTCCGGCTTCGACCAAGCGCTTGGCCCGATCGAGCAATTGCGTGACGGGACCAGTCAGATTGACCGCATACAAGACTTTCTTACCGGTCTGCTCTTCCCAAGCACGGTTGCGCCGTTCAATCGCACTTACCCGTTGCTCCACCGGAGCCAAATCGTCCCGGAAAAATATTTCGTCATCTTTGACCAGATCGACGCCACCTTCTATTTGCTTTTGGTACTCCGTTTCCAACTCGTCAAGGGGAAGACCGATACATTGCTTGAAAATGCTCATCAACAGCGGCCGGTCGTGTACGCCCAAACGCTCGCGGATGCCTTCGATGCCAAACCGCGGTCCCGGAAAACGGGACAAAAATTCATCCGGCAATTGCAGATCAATCAATTTTATTTTGCCGTCCATCGACAATTTACCGAATACGGTCGTCAACACGGCCGGCAGGTCAGCCGTCAGATTGCGCACTGGATACCCGATGGTGATTCGACCGCGAGGTGTACCATCAACAGCCGGCTCCAGCCGAGCGACTTCTTCCACCTTACCCAAATAGGGGGCCATCTTCTCCTGCTTTGCCCGAGGCAACTCAGTCCATGTCCCTACCGTCAATCCGACAGCGATACCGCGGGCTTTCTTCTCCAAATCCGATGCCCCTTGTATGAGATACGTTGCGTATATGTAACCGGAATCCATCGGTTCACCGCCTTTCCACCATCATTGATTCGTGTAACTCATTCCTTTTTGAAATGAAAATCAAGAGTGCATTGTATTGAAATGAAAATCAAGAGTGCATTGTATCGTTTTTCATGCAATTATGCAACAGCTCCCCCTCTGATGTAAAGCACGATTTTGCAAAGATGATGACGCTTTTTCGACTAATTTCGTGTAAAACGGTTGGAATACACGGTTATATACGAACAGCGGTGGTCTTAGATCGGTTGTGGTACAATGAGACATGACATGTCCAACCAAAGGACGGGAGCCGTCACCTGCCATCGACTCTACGAAACGTCCGCAAACCGTTCGATCAGTCAGATCGCGTGTCTTTTTCCCCTCGCTCCTGTTTCGCAACATGCCAATGTCGCTCGCGGGAAAAAGACCACCCCTTTCCTCGGACCTGGTATGACCACACTCCCTGTGAGAAAGGAGAAGGATGATGGGACTGGATGCTGTCGTGTATTGTAACTGTTTCCGGGAGGGGATCACCGAACCGCCTCCGGAAGCTATTCGTCCCTACATCGTGACGGATGAGGA
Above is a genomic segment from Polycladomyces subterraneus containing:
- a CDS encoding 2-hydroxy-3-keto-5-methylthiopentenyl-1-phosphate phosphatase codes for the protein MTQARKRVIFCDFDGTITNNDNIVQIMKHFDPPGWNRIVDDILSRRISVRRGVGQLFALLPSARREEIVSYVLEQAEIRPGFEEFLAFCREKNIRLLITSGGIDFFVYPILSRFDIPRDDIYCNASDFSGETIQILWPHSCDEHCDNDCGMCKTSIIRSFSSERYEKIVIGDSVTDLAGARLADWVLARGYLLEKCRELNLPHAPFDTFYDCIDRLSSPVGVE
- a CDS encoding 2,3-diketo-5-methylthiopentyl-1-phosphate enolase, which gives rise to MDSGYIYATYLIQGASDLEKKARGIAVGLTVGTWTELPRAKQEKMAPYLGKVEEVARLEPAVDGTPRGRITIGYPVRNLTADLPAVLTTVFGKLSMDGKIKLIDLQLPDEFLSRFPGPRFGIEGIRERLGVHDRPLLMSIFKQCIGLPLDELETEYQKQIEGGVDLVKDDEIFFRDDLAPVEQRVSAIERRNRAWEEQTGKKVLYAVNLTGPVTQLLDRAKRLVEAGASCLLLNVAPYGWDVLHRLAEDPDISVPIMAHPAFTGAIYASPDHGLSAALLLGKFLRWAGADIVLYPSPYGSVAMPREEALKVAQHLRENNGAHRPAFPAPSAGIHPGLVPVLYRDFGRDAIVNAGGGIHGHPDGSTQGGRAFVDAIKAVVSGVTLEEKAETSAALRKAIDAWGVVKA